The Nitrospirota bacterium region GGAGCTTGACGAGCCGCTTGGCGTCCGCGTCCGTATCGTTCACCTCTCCCAGGAGGACATATTCAAAGGTGAGGCGGCGGCGCGGCGGAAGAGGGTAGGCCCGGCAGGCGTCAAGCAATGTCTTCAAGGGGAACAGGCGGTTCACAGCCGGCATGAGCGTGGCCCGTTGTTCCTGGTTCGACGCGTTCAAGGAGACGGCCAGGTTGACGCCCAGCGCCGCCACCTCGTCCAGCCGGGAGGCGAGCCCTGCCGTGGACAGGGTGATCCGGTGGGCTGAAATGCCCAGGCCCCATCGTTTGTTGGTCAGCCTGGTGATGGCGTCCGAAACGGCATCCAGGTTGGCGAGCGGTTCCCCCATGCCCATCAGCACCAAGCTGGTCAATGTGTGCCCCGGCTCAAGCCGGTCCTGGACCGTGAGCACTTGGTCCACGATCTCGTGGGCTTTCAGGTTCCGCTTCAAGCCCATGGTGCCGGTGAGGCAGAAGGCGCAATCGAGGGTGCAGCCGACTTGCGTCGAGAGACAGAGCGTCAGGCGTCTGCCATCGGGAATCAACACGGTTTCCACCGTCAGCCCGTCCTCGAGACCGATCAGGAACTTGCTGGTTCCGTCGTCGGCCCGGAGCGTCCGGCACTGACGCGATCGCCCGACCGTTGTCTTGTCGTTGAGCAGTGCCCGCTCCGCCTTCGAGAGGTCCGTCATCTGCTCGACCTCGCGAACTCGGCCTTGATACAGCCAGCGGAGGATCTGCTGGGCTCGGTATGTGGGCCAGCCGAGACGGTGGACGAATTGCTCGGCGGCCGGACAATCCAGGGTCAGCAGCGAGAGCGCCTCGGGAGCCGGCGTCGCTTGTCGGGGCTCATGGGATGGCATGAGTCAGCCTAGCACAGGGAGAAAATGCCTGACAAGGAGCGGGGAAGCAAACGATGAAGGCAGAACGATGAATGATGAATGTAGAATGGCAGAATCTTCAATGCATTACTCAGCATTCATACTTCGGC contains the following coding sequences:
- the rlmN gene encoding 23S rRNA (adenine(2503)-C(2))-methyltransferase RlmN produces the protein MPSHEPRQATPAPEALSLLTLDCPAAEQFVHRLGWPTYRAQQILRWLYQGRVREVEQMTDLSKAERALLNDKTTVGRSRQCRTLRADDGTSKFLIGLEDGLTVETVLIPDGRRLTLCLSTQVGCTLDCAFCLTGTMGLKRNLKAHEIVDQVLTVQDRLEPGHTLTSLVLMGMGEPLANLDAVSDAITRLTNKRWGLGISAHRITLSTAGLASRLDEVAALGVNLAVSLNASNQEQRATLMPAVNRLFPLKTLLDACRAYPLPPRRRLTFEYVLLGEVNDTDADAKRLVKLLAGIRCKVNLIPFNPFPGSAYQRPTDDRVLRFQTILKQAGVDTFIRKSKGRDVLGACGQLGDLQGLITPQTLIPALTPAEAGC